A stretch of the Serratia marcescens genome encodes the following:
- the asd gene encoding aspartate-semialdehyde dehydrogenase, whose translation MKNVGFIGWRGMVGSVLMQRMTEERDFDAIRPVFFSTSQHGSAAPAFGGQQGTLQDAYDIDALSALDIIITCQGGDYTNEVYPKLRASGWQGYWIDAASSLRMQDDAIIILDPVNHAVIQQGLDKGIKTFVGGNCTVSLMLMSLGGLFANDLVEWASVATYQAASGGGARHMRELLTQMGMLHADVAKELQDPASAILDIERKVTEATRSGKLPTDNFGVPLAGSLIPWIDKQLDNGQSREEWKGQAETNKILNTGSVIPVDGLCVRVGALRCHSQAFTLKLKKDVSLPDIEQMLATHNDWVRVIPNDRELTMRELTPAAVTGTLNTPVGRLRKLNMGPEYLSAFTVGDQLLWGAAEPLRRMLRILL comes from the coding sequence ATGAAAAACGTTGGTTTCATCGGTTGGCGCGGAATGGTCGGCTCGGTTCTCATGCAACGCATGACGGAAGAGCGCGATTTCGACGCCATTCGCCCGGTCTTTTTCTCCACCTCGCAGCACGGTTCCGCCGCGCCGGCCTTCGGCGGCCAGCAGGGCACGCTGCAGGATGCGTATGACATCGACGCGCTGAGCGCGCTCGATATCATTATTACCTGTCAGGGCGGCGATTATACCAACGAAGTTTATCCTAAGCTGCGCGCCAGTGGTTGGCAGGGGTACTGGATTGACGCGGCCTCTTCGCTGCGCATGCAGGACGACGCCATCATTATCCTGGATCCGGTCAACCACGCGGTGATTCAGCAGGGCCTGGACAAAGGCATCAAAACCTTCGTCGGCGGCAACTGCACCGTCAGCCTGATGCTGATGTCGCTCGGCGGTCTGTTCGCCAACGATCTGGTGGAGTGGGCGTCGGTCGCCACTTACCAGGCGGCTTCCGGCGGCGGCGCGCGCCACATGCGCGAACTGCTGACCCAGATGGGCATGCTGCATGCCGACGTGGCGAAGGAGCTGCAGGACCCGGCTTCCGCCATTCTGGATATCGAACGCAAGGTGACCGAGGCCACCCGCAGCGGCAAACTGCCGACCGATAACTTCGGCGTGCCGCTGGCCGGCAGCCTGATCCCGTGGATCGACAAGCAACTCGACAACGGCCAGAGCCGTGAAGAGTGGAAAGGCCAGGCGGAAACCAACAAGATTCTGAACACCGGCAGCGTGATCCCGGTCGATGGTCTGTGCGTGCGCGTTGGCGCGCTGCGTTGCCACAGCCAGGCGTTCACCCTGAAGCTGAAAAAAGACGTGTCGCTGCCGGACATCGAGCAGATGCTGGCGACGCACAACGACTGGGTGCGCGTGATCCCGAACGACCGCGAGCTGACCATGCGCGAACTGACGCCGGCGGCGGTGACCGGTACGCTGAATACGCCGGTCGGCCGTCTGCGCAAGCTGAATATGGGGCCGGAATACCTGTCGGCGTTCACCGTGGGCGACCAACTGCTGTGGGGCGCGGCCGAGCCGCTGCGCCGCATGCTGCGTATCCTGCTGTAA
- a CDS encoding YhgN family NAAT transporter: MTEMISATVLLFLIMDPLGNLPIFMSVLKHLEPRRRRVVLIRELLIALLLMLIFLFAGEKILAFLNLRTETVSISGGIILFLIAIKMIFPSQEGNSSGLSAGEEPFLVPLAIPLVAGPSILAALMLLSHQYPHQLPHLVAALLIAWGLSAAILLMSNLFLRLLGSKGVSALERLMGLILVMLSTQMFLDGIRAYMKL; this comes from the coding sequence ATGACAGAGATGATTTCCGCTACGGTATTGCTGTTTTTAATTATGGATCCGCTGGGCAATCTGCCGATTTTCATGTCGGTGCTCAAACACCTGGAGCCGCGCAGGCGCCGGGTGGTGCTGATCCGCGAGCTGCTGATCGCCCTGCTGCTGATGCTGATCTTCCTGTTCGCCGGCGAGAAAATTCTGGCGTTCCTCAACCTGCGCACTGAAACCGTCTCCATTTCCGGCGGCATCATCCTGTTTCTGATCGCCATCAAGATGATTTTCCCGTCTCAGGAGGGCAACAGCTCCGGGCTGTCCGCCGGCGAGGAGCCCTTCCTGGTGCCGCTGGCGATCCCGCTGGTGGCCGGGCCGTCGATTCTGGCGGCGCTGATGCTGCTGTCGCACCAGTATCCGCATCAGCTGCCCCATCTGGTGGCGGCGCTGTTGATCGCCTGGGGCCTCTCTGCGGCCATTTTGTTGATGTCGAACCTGTTCCTGCGCCTGCTGGGCAGCAAAGGTGTCAGCGCGCTGGAACGGTTGATGGGGCTGATTCTGGTGATGCTGTCGACCCAGATGTTCCTGGACGGCATACGGGCTTACATGAAGCTGTAG
- the gntK gene encoding gluconokinase, with amino-acid sequence MSNPQNHVFILMGVSGSGKSAVASTVAHEAEAAMLDGDYLHPRANINKMAAGHALDDNDRAPWLAALNDAIFAMQRTNPVSLLVCSALKKSYRDRLREGNSNLHFLYLKGDKAVIEERLKQRKGHFFKPQMLVSQFATLEEPGEQEPDVQAIDINQPLDGVVADTLACINRITAR; translated from the coding sequence ATGAGTAATCCGCAGAATCACGTATTTATCCTGATGGGGGTGTCCGGCAGCGGCAAATCCGCCGTAGCCAGCACCGTCGCCCACGAGGCCGAGGCCGCCATGCTGGACGGCGATTACCTGCATCCGCGCGCCAACATCAACAAAATGGCTGCCGGGCACGCGCTGGACGACAACGATCGCGCCCCGTGGCTGGCGGCCTTGAACGACGCCATCTTCGCCATGCAACGCACCAATCCGGTGTCGCTGCTGGTGTGTTCGGCGCTGAAAAAAAGCTATCGCGACCGCCTGCGTGAAGGAAATAGCAACCTGCATTTCCTCTACCTGAAAGGCGACAAGGCGGTGATCGAGGAACGCCTGAAGCAGCGGAAAGGTCACTTCTTCAAACCGCAGATGCTGGTTTCGCAGTTCGCCACGCTGGAAGAGCCGGGCGAGCAGGAGCCGGATGTGCAAGCGATCGACATCAACCAGCCGCTGGACGGCGTGGTCGCCGATACGCTCGCCTGCATCAACCGCATCACCGCCCGCTAA
- the gntT gene encoding gluconate transporter, with amino-acid sequence MPLVIVAGGVALLLLLMIRFKLNGFISLVLVALAVGIAQGMPVDKVIGSIKAGVGGTLGSLALIMGFGAMLGKLLADCGGAQRIATTLIDKFGRKHIQWAVVLTGFTVGFALFYEVGFVLLLPLVFTIAASARIPLLYVGVPMAAALSVTHGFLPPHPGPTAIATIFHADMGKTLLYGTLLAIPTVILAGPVYARFLKGIDKPVPEGLYNPKTFTEAEMPSFGVSVATSLVPVILMALRAVAEMVLPKGHSLLRFAEFFGDPVMATLIAVLIAIFTFGLNRGRTMDEVMGTITDSIKIIAMMLLIIGGGGAFKQVLVDSGVEQYIAGLMEGSNVSPILMAWSIAAALRLALGSATVAAITAGGIVAPLIATTGVSPELMVIAVGSGSVIFSHVNDPGFWLFKEYFNLSIMETIKSWSVLETIISVCGLVGCLLLATVV; translated from the coding sequence ATGCCATTAGTGATTGTTGCAGGCGGCGTAGCGCTGCTGCTGCTGCTGATGATCCGCTTCAAGCTGAACGGCTTTATCTCTCTGGTGCTGGTTGCTCTGGCGGTCGGGATCGCACAGGGTATGCCGGTCGATAAAGTCATCGGCTCCATCAAGGCTGGCGTGGGCGGCACGTTGGGCAGCCTGGCGCTGATCATGGGCTTCGGCGCCATGCTCGGCAAACTGCTGGCGGACTGCGGCGGCGCGCAGCGCATCGCCACCACGCTGATCGACAAGTTCGGCAGAAAACATATTCAATGGGCGGTGGTGCTGACCGGCTTCACCGTTGGCTTCGCGCTGTTCTACGAAGTGGGCTTCGTGCTGCTGCTGCCGCTGGTGTTCACCATCGCCGCCTCCGCGCGCATCCCGCTGCTGTACGTCGGCGTGCCGATGGCTGCCGCGCTGTCGGTGACTCACGGCTTCCTGCCGCCGCACCCGGGCCCGACCGCCATCGCCACCATCTTCCATGCCGATATGGGTAAAACCCTGCTGTACGGCACGCTGCTGGCGATCCCGACGGTCATCCTGGCCGGCCCGGTCTATGCCCGCTTCCTGAAAGGCATCGACAAGCCGGTGCCGGAAGGCCTGTACAACCCGAAAACCTTTACCGAAGCAGAGATGCCGAGCTTCGGCGTCAGCGTCGCCACGTCGCTGGTGCCGGTGATCCTGATGGCGCTGCGCGCGGTCGCTGAAATGGTGCTGCCGAAGGGCCACAGCCTGCTGCGCTTCGCCGAGTTCTTCGGCGACCCGGTGATGGCGACCCTGATCGCCGTGCTGATCGCCATCTTCACCTTCGGCCTGAACCGCGGCCGCACCATGGATGAAGTGATGGGCACCATCACCGATTCGATTAAAATCATCGCCATGATGCTGTTGATCATCGGCGGCGGCGGCGCCTTCAAGCAGGTGCTGGTGGACAGCGGCGTCGAGCAGTACATCGCCGGTCTGATGGAAGGCAGCAACGTTTCGCCGATTCTGATGGCCTGGTCGATCGCCGCCGCGCTGCGTCTGGCGCTGGGTTCCGCCACCGTGGCAGCGATCACCGCCGGCGGCATCGTCGCCCCGCTGATCGCCACCACCGGCGTCAGCCCTGAGCTGATGGTGATTGCGGTCGGTTCCGGCAGCGTTATCTTCTCGCACGTTAACGATCCGGGCTTCTGGCTGTTCAAGGAGTACTTCAACCTGAGCATCATGGAAACCATCAAATCCTGGTCGGTGCTGGAAACCATCATCTCGGTGTGCGGCCTGGTGGGCTGCCTGCTGCTGGCGACGGTCGTATAA
- the gntR gene encoding gluconate operon transcriptional repressor GntR, with protein sequence MKKKRPVLQDVADKVGVTKMTVSRYLRNPDQVSAALQQKIAVALDELGYIPNRAPDILSNATSRAIGVLLPSLTNQVFAEVLRGIESVTDAHNYQTMLAHYGYLPEREEERLTSLLSYNIDGLILSERHHTPRTLKMIEVAGIPVVELMDCVSPCIDLAVGFNNFEAARQMTQQIIAHGHRHVVYFGARQDERTIIKQQGYEQAMRESGLEPYSIMTARSSSYSAGGELLRLAQRDYPQIDSIFCTNDDLAIGAAFECQRQGLSIPQDMAIAGFHGHDIGQVMVPKLASVLTPRERMGQIGAERLLARLRGETVCPRMVDVGFTVIPGGSI encoded by the coding sequence ATGAAGAAAAAACGGCCGGTACTCCAGGATGTGGCGGACAAGGTGGGCGTGACCAAGATGACGGTGAGCCGTTATCTGCGCAATCCCGACCAGGTTTCTGCCGCCCTGCAGCAAAAAATCGCCGTCGCGCTGGATGAGCTGGGCTACATCCCCAACCGCGCGCCGGACATCCTCTCCAACGCCACCAGCCGGGCGATTGGCGTGCTGTTGCCGTCATTGACCAACCAGGTGTTCGCCGAAGTGCTGCGCGGCATCGAAAGCGTTACCGACGCGCACAACTACCAGACCATGCTGGCGCACTATGGCTACCTGCCGGAGCGTGAAGAAGAGCGTTTGACCTCGCTGCTTTCTTACAATATCGACGGCCTGATCCTGTCTGAGCGCCATCACACGCCGCGCACCCTGAAAATGATCGAGGTGGCGGGCATTCCGGTGGTGGAGCTGATGGACTGCGTCTCGCCGTGCATCGATCTGGCGGTGGGCTTCAACAACTTCGAGGCGGCGCGCCAGATGACCCAGCAGATCATCGCGCACGGCCACCGTCACGTGGTCTATTTCGGCGCCCGTCAGGATGAGCGTACCATCATCAAGCAGCAGGGGTATGAGCAGGCGATGCGCGAATCCGGCCTGGAGCCGTACAGCATCATGACCGCGCGCTCTTCCTCCTATTCTGCCGGCGGTGAGCTGCTGCGCCTGGCGCAGCGCGACTACCCGCAGATCGACAGTATCTTCTGCACCAACGACGACCTGGCGATCGGTGCGGCCTTCGAGTGCCAGCGGCAGGGGCTGTCGATCCCGCAGGACATGGCGATCGCCGGTTTCCACGGCCATGATATCGGCCAGGTGATGGTGCCGAAGCTGGCCAGCGTGCTGACACCGCGCGAACGCATGGGGCAGATCGGCGCCGAGCGCTTGCTGGCCCGGCTGCGCGGCGAAACGGTGTGCCCGCGCATGGTGGACGTCGGTTTCACCGTGATCCCCGGCGGCAGTATCTGA
- a CDS encoding pirin family protein, producing the protein MIYVRKAEDRGHANHGWLDSWHTFSFADYYDPNFMGFSALRVINEDVIDAGQGFGTHPHKDMEILTYVLSGTVEHQDSMGNKEQIQAGEFQIMSAGTGVRHSEYNANQDRPLHLYQIWIIPDQVGLEPRYEQRMFDAPQGRQLVLSPDARDGSLKVFQDMTLSRWALNKGEQGEYPIAAGRRVWIQVVRGKVSVNGEAAGISDAFAVWDESALTIQADEESEILLFDLPPV; encoded by the coding sequence ATGATTTATGTACGTAAAGCGGAAGACCGCGGCCACGCCAATCATGGCTGGCTGGATAGCTGGCACACCTTCTCATTTGCCGACTACTACGATCCGAACTTTATGGGGTTCTCGGCGCTGCGTGTGATCAACGAAGACGTGATCGACGCGGGGCAGGGTTTCGGTACCCACCCGCATAAAGACATGGAAATCCTGACCTACGTGCTGAGCGGCACGGTGGAGCATCAGGACAGCATGGGCAACAAGGAGCAGATCCAGGCCGGCGAATTCCAGATCATGAGCGCGGGCACCGGGGTACGTCACTCCGAGTACAATGCCAATCAGGATCGTCCGCTGCACCTGTATCAGATTTGGATCATTCCGGATCAGGTCGGGCTGGAGCCGCGCTACGAGCAGCGCATGTTCGACGCGCCGCAGGGTCGTCAGCTGGTGCTGTCGCCGGATGCGCGCGACGGCTCGCTGAAGGTGTTCCAGGACATGACGCTGTCGCGTTGGGCGTTGAATAAAGGCGAGCAGGGTGAGTATCCGATCGCCGCCGGCCGTCGCGTTTGGATCCAGGTGGTGCGCGGCAAGGTCTCGGTCAACGGCGAAGCCGCCGGCATCAGCGACGCATTCGCGGTGTGGGATGAATCGGCGCTGACGATTCAGGCCGACGAAGAGAGCGAAATCCTGCTGTTCGATCTGCCGCCGGTGTGA
- a CDS encoding GNAT family N-acetyltransferase, giving the protein MSEIVIRHVETTDAQALHHLYSQTPVYRDTLQLPLPSVESWQKRLANPEPGTHNLAAFIDGQLAGQLAVMLNQRVRRRHVATFGIGVDPRYHGKGVGSRLMQAMIDLCDNWAAIERIELTVFTDNPAAIALYRKFGFEIEGTSRAYAMRDGVLVDAYHMARLRSGQPHGDA; this is encoded by the coding sequence ATGAGCGAGATCGTGATACGCCACGTGGAAACGACGGATGCGCAGGCTCTGCATCATCTTTATTCTCAGACGCCCGTCTATCGCGATACGCTGCAGCTCCCGCTACCGTCCGTCGAGTCCTGGCAGAAGCGCCTCGCCAATCCCGAACCGGGTACGCATAACCTGGCGGCCTTCATCGACGGGCAGCTTGCCGGCCAGTTGGCCGTCATGCTGAATCAGCGCGTGCGCCGCCGCCATGTGGCCACCTTCGGCATCGGCGTCGATCCGCGATACCACGGCAAAGGCGTCGGCAGCCGCCTGATGCAGGCGATGATTGATCTGTGCGACAACTGGGCGGCCATCGAGCGCATCGAGCTGACGGTGTTCACCGACAACCCGGCGGCCATTGCGCTGTACCGCAAATTCGGTTTCGAGATAGAGGGCACCAGCCGCGCCTATGCCATGCGCGACGGTGTGCTGGTCGACGCCTACCATATGGCCCGTTTGCGCTCCGGGCAGCCGCACGGCGATGCGTAA
- a CDS encoding P1 family peptidase — MRNRPHPQGPLRRPLCINRRTFLQALAGLTAAGIFSPLTPLGAAMPTSAAGRPGARNLITDVPGLKVGVAQDSRVRTGATVILPDSPAIAAVDVRGGGPATRETDALGEDNLVQTVDALTFSGGSVYGLAAADGVAAWLGQQGRGYALRPAPGVPVSPIVPTACLYDLANGGDKNWQLTPPYRQLGIDAVGKAGLDFPLGTVGAGYGAMTGMGKLKGGLGSASIIATNGATVGALVAVNSLGAVVAPGTRAFWATPYEIDGEFGNGGAAALAQLRAQGEDWMEQEPQGGRKNTTLACIATDLALTRVELKRVAIMAQDGMARAIRPLHSPFDGDVVFALSTGQREVQGSRELAVLQIGALAADTLARAIARGVHAATPWPGSQVATWQTLGG, encoded by the coding sequence ATGCGTAATCGTCCTCACCCGCAGGGGCCGCTGCGCCGGCCCCTGTGCATCAACCGCCGAACCTTTTTACAAGCGCTGGCCGGCCTGACCGCCGCCGGCATATTCTCTCCTCTCACCCCATTAGGTGCCGCTATGCCAACTTCCGCCGCCGGGCGCCCAGGCGCCCGCAACCTGATTACCGATGTGCCGGGCCTGAAGGTCGGCGTGGCGCAGGACAGCCGGGTGCGTACCGGCGCGACGGTTATCCTGCCGGACAGCCCGGCGATCGCCGCCGTGGACGTGCGCGGCGGCGGCCCCGCCACCCGGGAAACTGACGCGCTGGGTGAAGACAATTTGGTGCAGACCGTCGATGCGCTGACGTTCAGCGGCGGCTCGGTTTACGGCCTGGCGGCGGCGGACGGCGTCGCGGCCTGGCTGGGGCAACAGGGCCGAGGCTACGCGCTGCGCCCGGCCCCCGGCGTGCCGGTCTCCCCTATCGTGCCCACCGCCTGTCTGTACGATCTGGCCAACGGCGGCGACAAAAACTGGCAGCTCACGCCGCCGTATCGCCAACTGGGCATCGATGCGGTCGGCAAGGCCGGATTGGACTTTCCGCTGGGCACCGTCGGCGCCGGCTACGGCGCCATGACCGGCATGGGCAAGCTGAAAGGCGGCCTCGGCTCGGCATCTATCATTGCCACCAATGGCGCTACCGTCGGCGCACTGGTGGCGGTCAACAGTTTGGGTGCAGTGGTCGCGCCCGGCACCCGCGCCTTCTGGGCGACCCCCTATGAAATTGACGGTGAATTCGGCAACGGCGGCGCAGCGGCGCTGGCGCAACTGCGTGCGCAGGGCGAAGACTGGATGGAACAAGAGCCGCAGGGCGGCAGAAAGAACACCACCCTGGCCTGCATCGCCACCGATCTGGCGCTGACGCGGGTGGAGTTGAAACGGGTGGCCATCATGGCGCAAGACGGCATGGCGCGCGCCATCCGCCCGCTGCACAGCCCGTTTGACGGCGACGTCGTGTTCGCCCTGTCCACCGGGCAGCGCGAGGTTCAGGGCAGCCGTGAACTGGCGGTGCTGCAAATCGGCGCGCTGGCGGCGGACACCCTGGCCCGGGCGATCGCCCGTGGCGTGCATGCCGCCACGCCGTGGCCGGGCAGCCAGGTCGCAACCTGGCAAACGCTCGGCGGCTAA
- the iolE gene encoding myo-inosose-2 dehydratase yields the protein MNKDNVKLAIAPIGWTNDDMPDLGKENTFQQCVSEMALAGFTGSEVGSKYPRDPAVLKPMLDIRGIQICNAWFSTFFADGQKDKTIDEFINHMNFLHAMGARVIGCSEQSKSIQGTTKGVFEEKPYFSDEEWQRVADGYNELAKIAAGKGMQVCLHHHMGTGIQTTAEIDRYMSMVNDDVYLLFDTGHAYYSEGSQQAMMAILEKYLPRINHVHLKDVRDEVVAEVKANKLSFLDGVKKGTFTVPGDGVIDFRPVFKLLDERGYKGWMVVEAEQDPALANPFEYAVKARRYIRETAGI from the coding sequence ATGAATAAAGACAACGTGAAATTGGCCATCGCGCCAATCGGCTGGACCAACGACGACATGCCCGATCTGGGCAAGGAAAACACCTTCCAGCAGTGCGTCAGCGAAATGGCGCTGGCCGGCTTCACCGGCAGCGAAGTGGGCAGCAAATACCCGCGCGATCCGGCGGTGCTGAAACCGATGCTGGACATTCGCGGCATCCAGATCTGCAATGCCTGGTTCAGCACCTTTTTCGCCGACGGCCAGAAAGACAAAACCATCGATGAATTTATCAACCATATGAATTTCCTGCATGCCATGGGCGCCAGGGTGATCGGCTGCTCCGAGCAGAGCAAGAGCATTCAGGGTACCACCAAAGGCGTATTCGAAGAGAAGCCGTACTTCAGCGATGAAGAGTGGCAGCGGGTGGCCGACGGTTACAACGAGCTGGCGAAGATCGCCGCCGGCAAAGGCATGCAGGTGTGTCTGCACCACCACATGGGCACCGGCATTCAGACCACGGCCGAAATCGATCGCTACATGAGCATGGTCAACGACGACGTCTACCTGCTGTTCGATACCGGCCACGCCTACTATTCGGAAGGCAGCCAGCAGGCGATGATGGCGATCCTGGAGAAGTATCTGCCGCGCATCAACCACGTCCACCTGAAGGACGTGCGCGATGAGGTGGTGGCGGAAGTGAAGGCCAACAAGCTGAGCTTCCTTGATGGCGTGAAGAAGGGCACCTTCACCGTGCCGGGTGATGGCGTGATCGACTTCCGGCCGGTGTTCAAGCTGCTGGACGAGCGTGGTTACAAAGGGTGGATGGTGGTGGAGGCCGAGCAGGATCCGGCGCTGGCCAACCCGTTCGAGTATGCGGTGAAAGCGCGCCGCTATATTCGGGAAACCGCCGGTATTTAA